In Camelina sativa cultivar DH55 chromosome 16, Cs, whole genome shotgun sequence, a single window of DNA contains:
- the LOC104752723 gene encoding 1,4-dihydroxy-2-naphthoyl-CoA synthase, peroxisomal produces MADSKELGTASRRMSVVTNHLSPIGLSSARVDSVEPCIASSMNDSFHKVHGEVPTHEVVWKKAEIFGDGEEHKEFVDVIYEKSLDEGIAKITINRPERRNAFRPRTVKELMRAFNDARDDSSIGVIILTGKGTKAFCSGGDQALRTPDGYADPSDVGRLNVLDLQVQIRRLPKPVIAMVAGYAVGGGHILHMVCDLTIAADNAIFGQTGPKVGSFDAGYGSSIMSRLVGPKKAREMWFMTRFYTASEADKMGLINTVVPLEELEKETVKWCREILRNSPTAIRVLKAALNAVDDGHAGLQELGGDATLLFYGTEEATEGRTAYMQRRPPDFSKFPRRP; encoded by the exons ATGGCGGATTCAAAGGAACTCGGCACGGCGAGCCGGCGGATGTCCGTCGTTACCAATCATCTCAGTCCTATCGGATTGAGCTCAGCTCGCGTTGACTCAGTGGAACCTTGTATTGCTTCGTCGATGAATGATAGTTTCCATAAGGTTCACGGTGAAGTTCCGACCCATGAAGTCGTTTGGAAAAAAGCTGAAATCTTTGGTGACGGGGAAGAACATAAGGAGTTTGTTGACGTTATTTATGAGAAATCCCTTGATGAAGGTATCGCAAAG ATTACTATAAACAGGCCAGAGAGAAGGAACGCGTTTCGGCCTCGGACTGTGAAGGAGCTTATGCGTGCGTTTAATGATGCTAGAGATGACAGCTCTATAGGAGTCATCATACTCACCGGCAAG GGAACAAAAGCATTTTGCAGTGGTGGTGATCAGGCGTTGAGAACACCAGACGGTTATGCTGATCCCAGTGATGTTGGCCGCCTTAATGTTCTTGATCTCCAG GTTCAAATCCGCAGATTGCCAAAGCCAGTTATCGCAATG GTTGCTGGTTATGCTGTTGGAGGAGGACATATCTTGCACATGGTTTGCGATCTTACCATTGCAGCTgataatgctatttttggtCAAACGGGTCCTAAG GTTGGAAGTTTTGATGCTGGTTATGGAAGTTCCATCATGTCTCGTCTG gtTGGTCCTAAAAAGGCACGAGAAATGTGGTTTATGACAAGGTTCTACACAGCTTCTGAAGCAGACAAAATGGGACTTATCAATACAGTTGTTCCG CTAGAGGAATTGGAGAAAGAAACAGTCAAGTGGTGTAGAGAAATCTTACGGAACAGCCCAACTGCAATCCGAGTGCTTAAGGCAGCACTCAATGCAGTTGATGATGGCCATGCTGGACTTCAG GAACTTGGTGGCGATGCGACACTCTTATTCTATGGAACCGAAGAAGCTACCGAAGGAAGAACTGCTTATATGCAACGCCGACCACCAGACTTTTCTAAATTTCCCAGGCGACCTTAA